The Oculatellaceae cyanobacterium genome contains a region encoding:
- a CDS encoding Npun_R2821/Npun_R2822 family protein, whose amino-acid sequence MQPYGIYTLANDVVYDQFVALLNSIEANVSPDLPICVIPFDEKLEKIKQEIDSRANVTLFNNYDAIQRWEDFAQQVWAAHPQGSQNKSAQLVKSRMRMQRRYAAFDGNFEKFVIYDADCLAMKPLDSLFAKLENYNFVFDDWEHAKPEPVTALNLSLIEKSGNFSAKNVRSKLHCASFFGSHRGLFTPQKIAQIQDKLIAQREVEWINGVSEAFLFNYMTLRGEYTLFNFTLSPNGQERTGNCADADLFVNIDRVLYNQDGLKPIHRIHYMNYAASDFSRLCQGEDTNICYKDEFLYYRFLKHPEQMPKQLQPPSVWKKTNRLFKKAMKKLEKVI is encoded by the coding sequence ATGCAACCTTATGGTATTTACACCCTAGCTAATGATGTTGTTTATGACCAATTTGTGGCTTTACTCAATAGTATTGAGGCAAATGTTAGCCCAGACCTCCCTATTTGTGTAATTCCTTTTGATGAAAAACTAGAAAAAATTAAACAAGAAATTGATTCTAGAGCCAACGTTACTTTGTTTAATAACTATGACGCAATCCAACGTTGGGAAGATTTTGCTCAACAAGTTTGGGCAGCACATCCCCAAGGCAGTCAAAATAAATCCGCCCAACTTGTAAAATCTAGAATGCGGATGCAACGCAGGTATGCCGCGTTTGATGGTAATTTTGAGAAATTTGTAATTTATGATGCTGATTGTTTGGCAATGAAACCCCTAGATTCTCTCTTTGCCAAGCTAGAAAATTATAACTTTGTCTTTGATGATTGGGAACACGCTAAACCTGAACCTGTAACAGCATTAAACTTATCATTGATTGAAAAATCTGGTAACTTTTCAGCAAAAAATGTTCGTTCTAAATTACATTGTGCCAGTTTTTTTGGTTCTCATCGGGGCTTATTTACTCCTCAAAAAATAGCTCAAATACAAGATAAATTAATTGCACAAAGAGAAGTTGAGTGGATTAATGGCGTAAGTGAAGCCTTCTTATTTAATTACATGACCTTACGGGGAGAATACACCCTATTTAATTTTACCCTCAGCCCTAATGGTCAAGAGAGAACAGGCAATTGTGCCGATGCAGATCTTTTTGTGAATATTGATCGCGTTCTCTACAACCAAGATGGCTTAAAACCAATCCATCGAATTCATTATATGAACTATGCAGCTAGTGATTTTAGCCGCTTATGCCAAGGTGAAGATACCAATATTTGCTATAAAGATGAATTTCTTTACTATCGCTTTTTAAAGCATCCAGAACAGATGCCAAAACAGTTACAACCGCCTAGTGTCTGGAAGAAAACTAACCGCTTGTTCAAAAAAGCCATGAAAAAGCTAGAAAAAGTAATATAG
- a CDS encoding glycosyltransferase family 4 protein produces the protein MLSSTFPYPPTRGGTQVRTFNLLQYLSQRHDITLLTQRSADVTDTEIEQLRQCVKELVVFQKPADSQSGLLGKVQRFTQFLQQGTPPNVLHLYSQEMQECLDQYVQTHKYDVITCEHSVNEIYLRPEWRSQLKTVINIHSSVYATCKHQLETQTSENWFRDQLNLPLLRQYEQRYCSKFDQIVVTTLQDQQQIQAFNPNSQIKIIANGVDLARFPMRSADPGGHKLIFAGAMDNAPNIDAVKFFSLEVFPEIQKRYADVTLELVGARPVSSVLELGKRSGITVLGGVPSMVEYLHNSTICLVPMRTGFGIKNKTLEAMAAGVPVVASDRGLEGLEVDDVGVPLRALRANTKSEYVYAISKLFENAQLREQLSKNARSLIETQYTWERMGSLYEQVLSNEG, from the coding sequence ATGCTCTCTTCTACCTTTCCATACCCGCCAACACGGGGAGGAACACAGGTGAGAACGTTTAATTTACTACAATATCTCAGTCAACGCCATGATATTACCTTACTTACTCAGCGTTCAGCAGACGTTACAGATACCGAAATCGAACAACTTCGTCAGTGCGTCAAAGAATTAGTAGTTTTTCAAAAACCCGCCGACTCTCAATCAGGATTACTCGGAAAGGTGCAGCGTTTTACCCAATTTTTGCAACAAGGAACACCTCCTAATGTCTTGCACCTGTATTCTCAAGAGATGCAAGAGTGCTTAGATCAGTATGTGCAGACACATAAATATGATGTAATTACCTGCGAACATAGTGTCAATGAAATTTATCTGCGCCCTGAATGGCGATCGCAACTAAAAACCGTCATAAATATTCATAGCTCTGTTTATGCAACTTGCAAACACCAATTGGAAACTCAAACATCAGAAAATTGGTTCAGAGATCAGCTAAATTTGCCACTATTACGCCAATATGAGCAACGCTATTGTTCCAAGTTTGACCAAATTGTAGTCACAACACTACAGGATCAACAGCAAATACAAGCTTTTAACCCCAATTCTCAAATTAAGATCATTGCCAATGGAGTAGATCTTGCTCGTTTTCCCATGCGTAGTGCTGATCCAGGGGGACATAAGTTAATTTTTGCTGGAGCAATGGATAATGCGCCTAATATAGATGCAGTAAAATTTTTTAGCTTAGAAGTTTTCCCAGAAATTCAAAAACGGTATGCTGATGTCACGCTAGAACTCGTAGGAGCAAGACCTGTATCATCAGTTTTAGAATTAGGCAAACGATCTGGAATTACCGTATTGGGTGGTGTGCCTTCAATGGTGGAGTATTTACACAACAGTACAATTTGTCTAGTGCCAATGCGGACAGGGTTTGGCATTAAAAATAAAACCTTGGAAGCAATGGCGGCAGGCGTACCTGTAGTCGCAAGCGATCGCGGTTTGGAAGGACTGGAAGTAGATGACGTGGGTGTGCCACTGCGGGCATTGCGGGCAAATACAAAATCAGAGTATGTTTACGCTATTAGTAAGTTATTTGAAAATGCTCAACTAAGAGAACAATTATCAAAAAATGCGCGATCGCTCATCGAAACTCAATACACTTGGGAACGGATGGGATCGCTTTATGAACAAGTGTTATCTAATGAGGGGTAA